The following nucleotide sequence is from Anopheles stephensi strain Indian chromosome 3, UCI_ANSTEP_V1.0, whole genome shotgun sequence.
ttttgagaAATATTTCATTGTAAATTCATGTacaaagggtttttttttaaataattcttGATTTATTATCGTAAATCGAAATAGAAATGTAAAAACAGCTATTACTTCTCAGTTTGACCACCCCTGGAAACTATACTCCCAGAGGTATGCAATGTGGTGTATCATCTTAGGAAACAGCGCTACGAAGCTGACTAcgcccaaatgtatgcaattcaaTGTATTTCTCTAGTtgaatttatttctttttgacattttttttctgttctagTATGAaaatgaagtatgaaaatctTATTCAGTGTATATGACATCGACACCTTAAAGCCAATTTCGCAAGACTACAAACAAACGaatgtttcatttaaattcCAGCATATCCATCCTCCAGTATACCACCCCGCACCTATTAGCATAGAAACATCATTTGTCAACGCACGAGAAGTGAGGTGGAAAATGCGTTTTTTCCCGGCTGGGAGACATGGTATAATGGTGGCTAGGAATTTggcagtaaaaataaaatgctccTACTACCGAAGGATTTGCTAGGAACAGTTTTGCACAGTTGTTGGATGTTTGGATGCTACCGTGTGCCGGTCGTTTCCGGGTTGTCTTTTCACTGCATAAATATTATGCTTTGcttcggggggtttttttttttgctgatgttGCGTGTCTGAATGTGTTTGTTGCGGGTTTTAGAGCTCGAGGGAGGATTCTTATTTTTAACcatcgagaaaaaaatatgTGGAAGGTCGAAGTCACTTCATTCGTACGTTGTTGCACGCATCGTTGCGTTCGCCGAAGGGAGAATATCCATCGATCCTCGTCAGTTGAAAATTTTAGCAGGCAGAGTGCGGAAAATGAATGATGTTTGACGAGGAGCGTGTTTGAACTCGAAATGTATGAATGTATGAGTCGTATTTGAGTCGTTCGTCTCGGTTTCGGTTTGTTCGAGTCGGAATGCACAAAATGCGGTTGGGTGAGGTTGAATGAAGTAAGGAAGGAAATTTCTTGGATGTGACCATTTCTCAACTTCAAGTTCATTATCGATCTTTGTCGAAGTTCGAGCAGGAAGcatcttttcacttttcttcgATCCATGAAAGCATTGTCTGGTGGAAAGGAGTCTCGTTAAAGGAGAGAGGGATAGGATCAATGTACCGAGGGTGATTCGATCAGTAATGAACACGGAGCAAATTTAATACACAAATTCCAAAAGAGCCACCTCAAATTGATCTTCTTGAGTATTTTAACACAAGCGAAATaagcttaaaataaaaaaaggagaatAAGCAGTCAACCACAAGGACACTTTTCATCCCATTTCACAAAACGCTGCGAATGGGTTGAAAGTTTACTTACGCCTTCACGTCCACGTGATGGCTCTCGAGTTTTCCAAAACGGGAACCGTCTTTTTTTGTACGTCTCTTACCCCCTTAGTAAAATGAACCCTGGCGAGAGTAGCGAAAGCTGGAATGCGAaactgggggaaaaaaaaacgaaaggacGAAAAATGCCAAAATGACTTATGTGCTGTGAATGTACAATTTCATGAACGTGCGCCATGTCGGTGGAAAGTCCCAACGCAGGACAGCACAGTCCAAGAAGCTTTGTTTTGGGGGGAGGTGAAAAAAGGGGGGAGGAGGAATACGAAACTCTGAAACACAGAGAACGAATAACAAGACAAGAGCGCTCGCTGGGAATAATAAGTAGCTTGTTGGGTTTCGTCGCGAATCGTCACGAGAAAGTTGTTGAGTGAAGGTTTTAGCCGGCGAAATGTGTGAGATGAACATAGCATTATGCTTTATGAAACTGTGCAAAAAAGTTTTCTCTTATTTCAactaacatttttttttctcgtaatTTTGAGAAAAACAGATTTACGGTGAGATTctactgttgctgctttaTTTATCAATAATTAATGTAGCTTGATTTAAGCTTAAACTCACGCACTCGGTTCACTTTTTCTCCAGATCGGAGGGTTTTTGTAGCTCCCGCAGTGCCATATCGATTTCCTCATACTTGATGTTGTGCTTCAGCAGTGTCATCTCTTTCTCCAGCTTGTCCGTGTTGCGCAGGAACGGTGCCAGCAACCGTTCGTCGCTAATATCCCCACCGCCGGTCAGATGACTCACCACGAACGACACGACGAAGAAGCTAATCAACCCCAGCAAAGAGTAGTGCATAAAGCTTAGCTTGAAGATTAGTGGGACCGTATCCGTTTCTACTGCTTGCGTGACAGTCTCTGTCAGTAGCGTCGTTACGTTGGCCAGAATCTCCCCATCGCATCCATCCGTTCGCAGCGATAGCATCGGTGGTTTAGGATTTAGTTGAGCTCCCGTCATTATCGTACCGGTGATGGCCATCGACACAACCGACGCACTGATAATACCCTTTGTGTTGATGCGCCGAGAAATCATACCGGCCGAGAACATGCCCAGCATCGTGCCGGAAGTTACACCCGAGGACGAGATGGCGATGTGCATGACTTGCCCCATCCGTTCGGCAACGAACACGAGTCCAAGCACCAGGAATCCGAGCAGCACGACCAACATCTTCATGATGTTACTTGCCTTCTTTTCGCTTGCATTTGGCATCCGGTGGTGGATGAAGTCCTCGTAGATGGTACCGGCCAAGGTGTTCAGTACGGAGGACATTGTCGACAGGGCGGCAGAGAAGATCCCGGACACGAAAAGCCCCGGTAGTCCGGGAATCTTTGTCCCCACGTCCATGATGTAGTACGGTAGAATCTGATCAATTTTGGAGATCTTCTTGATGGAGAACGGATCGCAGCTTTCGTACTTGGCGTAGATAAGGAGTCCGATAAAGCAGGAACAGCTCTTGACGAAGATAAGACCGGCGGTGAAGATGATGAGCGAGTTTTTAGCTACCCGAAGATCCGGGACGGCGAGAAACCGTTGAACGCAGCCCTGGTTGACGGCAAGGTTAGAGACCCAGAGAGTGGTGAGTCCTAGGCAGACCGTCCAGAAGGATGTGCGAACAAAGGGGTTCGGATCCATGCTgttggggagagagagagagagagaatccaGTTTTGATGGAAATTCTGTATAAAGTGATCTTAAAAGACTCTTACTTGAAGAAGATAAGACGCTTTCCACGATCGGCCGCTTCCCAAACCTCCATGAATCCTCCAACCGAGCTGATGCCTAGCACAATCACAGCTATACAAGCCCCGATCATAAGCACAAACTGCAGTGTATCGGTCCAGACAACGGCTCTTAGTCCACCAACGGTGGTGTAGAAGATACAGATCACACAGATGATGGGTGTGATCACATGGAGATTGATTCCGGTCACCTGACTGAATGCCAGCGCCGGGACGTAGATCACGATCGGGATGTAGATGATGCACTGAAGCGCATACACCAGACTGGCAGCCGATCGGACGAACTTGTCGAAGCGCAGCTCGAGATACGTGAAAGCAGAAGTAACCTGTAGGTCGTAGAACACTGGCAGGTAGATCGTTTTCATCAGGAGCGCAACCTGTAATAGGAGTAGATATAGAATTGTATTAGGATCTGGCATCATGAGAATGAGATAACCCACTCACCGTAAAAGCTGGAATGATAAACATCCAGTACTGTGTCCCGTGGCTGTACATCTCCGACGGTACTCCTAGCATGGTTATTCCAGAAATGTGACTGTAAGTAGAGGTCAACACAGCGAATTAGCAATAGATCCTCTGAAACAGACATCTGATCTCTCTTCTTCACACCTACCTTGCAATGAGGGAAGCTGATACGGGGAACTTGTTCATCGTTTTGCCACCCAGCAGATATTCCTTCTTGTTGTTCTGCTTGATCTTCGATAGGAATCCAAAGTACACTCCAATAAACGTGGagagcagcaggagcagggCGAAGATCGTGTAGTCAAACCAGGAGAATAGAAGTGTCTCGGTTATTGGTGATGATGCGGTGCTGGTAGAAAGGATGCTCTCAGTGGTAGTGATCGATGAGGCATCCGGTATCGAAGTTGTGTCCATTGCGATCGTAGACGACTCCATAACTACCGTACCTGGAGTGCTGGACATCGTGGACATAATACTAGAGGTAGTCTCAACTGCTGCGGTGGTCAGTAGTTTGGTAGATTCCGTTATAAGCTGCGTTACGATCGTGACAGGATCGAAGGTAGAAGGCGTTGTCTCTACGGTGGAGCCAGTAGACAGTTCCACGCTAGAGTCCTCCAATAATACTATATCCTCATCCATTGTTTAGGCTCcaagaatgaaaaaaaccaAGCAACTAGAAAAAACACATAGTACAGAAGGTAAGCATTAGTTCCCGGAACGACGATAAAACCTGTTTGCACTACAACGTGACGTAGAAACATGTGCTGAACCGTTGTTGATCAAAAACAATAACCAAGGAAGATACGCTCAAGACGTGCGCGTGTCTAAGGCTCGAAAGTGATCTGCACCGTCATCAGCGCCATAAATCACGCGCGGGATAAAGTGTGCTCCGGATCAGGCAGCAGTTGAGTCGTGTTA
It contains:
- the LOC118514698 gene encoding sodium-coupled monocarboxylate transporter 1-like, whose product is MDEDIVLLEDSSVELSTGSTVETTPSTFDPVTIVTQLITESTKLLTTAAVETTSSIMSTMSSTPGTVVMESSTIAMDTTSIPDASSITTTESILSTSTASSPITETLLFSWFDYTIFALLLLLSTFIGVYFGFLSKIKQNNKKEYLLGGKTMNKFPVSASLIASHISGITMLGVPSEMYSHGTQYWMFIIPAFTVALLMKTIYLPVFYDLQVTSAFTYLELRFDKFVRSAASLVYALQCIIYIPIVIYVPALAFSQVTGINLHVITPIICVICIFYTTVGGLRAVVWTDTLQFVLMIGACIAVIVLGISSVGGFMEVWEAADRGKRLIFFNMDPNPFVRTSFWTVCLGLTTLWVSNLAVNQGCVQRFLAVPDLRVAKNSLIIFTAGLIFVKSCSCFIGLLIYAKYESCDPFSIKKISKIDQILPYYIMDVGTKIPGLPGLFVSGIFSAALSTMSSVLNTLAGTIYEDFIHHRMPNASEKKASNIMKMLVVLLGFLVLGLVFVAERMGQVMHIAISSSGVTSGTMLGMFSAGMISRRINTKGIISASVVSMAITGTIMTGAQLNPKPPMLSLRTDGCDGEILANVTTLLTETVTQAVETDTVPLIFKLSFMHYSLLGLISFFVVSFVVSHLTGGGDISDERLLAPFLRNTDKLEKEMTLLKHNIKYEEIDMALRELQKPSDLEKK